GTGTGGATCAAGGTGGCAACTGGCAAGTGAAAGAATAGAGAGGTGAGGGCGCCGGGCAGGTGGGGTGCTGACTGCTGACTGAGTGTGAACGAGACTGGCAGGTGAGGGCGCCGGGCAGGTGTGAGTGTGTGTGAGGGACGAGACTCCTCCGCAGTAACAGCAGAGGGAGTCCGGTGGCTGACAGGTGAGCCTGTTGCCCGCCAAGCCCACCTGTCGGGGACACAGTCTCTCTGCAGTTACTGTGTGAGAGGAgagggagcgggcggcggaTTCTGTTCAAACTTTGAAACCACGGACGCGGTAACAGTATTCTAGGAGAGCAGAGGAGGCTGCTGCGCAGGCATGCGTCACGCGGAGACAGACCGACAGGGAGTCGGGGACCAAGGCTGCCAGGCACGCGTGCAGATTGATGCAGGCAAGTTTCTGGACAGGAGTGACGAACCGAACAAGAAGAACAACCTCATTCTTGCGCTGAGTTGACCCATCAATCCCGGAACACGAACAACCAGCATTGGAGTGGGTGGGCCGTAGGCCAGCTTGATTAATCTAACAGGGAACTGAAGATACTACCAGGTGGCCCATTTGGCCCATTCAGTTCTGAACTCATTTTAGTGGTACGACCACTTTATCGTTTAGGATGCATTTAAGTAGAGTCGAGATAGGAAATTAGAGGAGAGTGAAAATGTGCTCCAAAGTTATCGGTGAACTTATATGTTTGGAGAACTACATAAATACTAGCTAAACTTTATTTAGAATAAAAAATGGTAATGATTTGAACATTTAATTTGAGAATTTTTTTGTTAGAGTGAAATACATCATAAGTCATTAAACTATTCCTGCATTCTTATATGAATCCATTAACTTTTAAAGTCTAGATCCACCATGAACCTGGATTCATATTTGAAATGAACCACTTGACAAGTTGAAGAGTCTTGATGATCACTTTGAATGTTCATGGACCCACATAAAAAGAATGCATGAATAGTTTAGGGATCTACTAGCACACCACCTTACCTTTACAATAAGTTTTCTTTTGGCTAGGTACTTTGTTAAGGTTGGTAATATATATGGCCAAACGGGCAGCCAAGCCCGGCCCAGCCTGGCACAGGCCCGTCCTGCGCTGTGCCATCTCATAGGACCAGCCCTAACCCCCATAGGACTTATACTAGGACTTATACGGGCCGTGTCAGCCCAACAACCCGACAAGCAACCAGGTAGGCCTGGTTGCTTGTCAGCCCGCCAAACAAAAGACCCTTCAACAGATGACGAGTGATGTACAAATACATATAACATGTCTACATATTCAGAATTTGATGGTTTTCGCATACATAtactgatatatatatatatatatatatatatatatatatatatatatatatatatatatatatataaaagtaTAACATGTTCACACAATCATGCACAAGGCTATTTTTAATGGGTGAGGGAAGATGTAGTGGGCCAATCGGACCATCCAATTAAATGGGTCGTGCTCGTGCTGGCTTGCATGCCCCGGTAGCTACCCAAGCCTAGGGCATGCTAGCCCGGATCCGTTCTTAACCGTGTCAAGCCAAATCGTGCTGGGTCTCGTACCACCCATTCGGTCCAGCCCATTTGGACATGTGTAGTTGGTAAGTAGCCTGGTACTACTTATGGCGCCatctcttattttcttttttcaaaaaagtgcCATCCTGAGCCTTATGAAATATAGTCTTGTCAAGACCTTGTATTTCTCAAAACCCACGAATCAAGCATTGTTCTCGCCACTACTATAAAAATGGTTTTCAGGTGTGTTGCATGCAATGTTAGTTTAAATTCTCTCCAAATATTGATTACAGGCTAAGTATATAGATTAGGAGACTTCCCTATATACATAAATTGTTTCAAGTAAAAGGGGAAAATGTTCTAGAACTAGAAAAATTATTCCaaataaaaatagaaatattCTAGGAAAATGTTTCATACAAAAGAAGGAAAATGTTTGCAGCTATAGGAAAAACTGTTCCAAGCTGGAAGATGGATTTTCCATGTTATGGATCCCGATTTCTCTTTCATCAATTGTGATGAATAAATGACAATTGAAAATCATCAATAAGAGTGGACAAACAATCTATACAGGTTCAGGTTCCGATTGGGTAATAGCTCAATGTCCTGCTGGAGCTATATTGTTTTACAAATATGATTATAATGTGGTATGTCTAGGCTAGGACTACTTAGCGGGGTCTTGTGGCATGGTAGCACTATGGACCCTGGGCTTCTAGTTGCTCGTTGCATTGCCTCTCTTATGTCTTTGTTCGTTCTCTTGGGCTAACCCCAATCTATTGATTATATAGTCAAGGGGAATTGGTCTCTAACTTGATTTGTTGCTGGGTTCGAGGCTTTTCCAACCTGGAGTCGTCCTCAGTCTCAGGAGTTTACCCCTTTCTATAGAAAGATATTCGAGTGTAGAACATATATCGTAATCTAACATGTACCCTTTTATCTTAATAGTATCCTTATATGGCTGATTCTACCATACTTCGTTGGTGCCCACACATCTGGTACTAATATGTTGCAatgcaaaaatgaaaaattaGGTTTGTGCTACTGTGCCAATTACGGTTTTGGTATTTGACATTGTCTTTGTAATATTCATATATACTCATACTATCATTGTATAAAACTTATTCCATTTGCTGCTGCCGTAACAATTATTGAGTCAAAACTTCTTTTGATTAATGCCAGATGAAAAGGTGCATCAGTGGTATAAATGAAATAAATTTTACACATGATGACATGAGTCTAAAACTCTAAATATTACAGAAGCAACAATAAATATGGATACCATATTTGACACAATGGCACAATCTAATGTTTCCCTTATTTAAATCGTAAAGAGAAACAAGGATACATCCTACAGCAAAGGAAGTTCTCACAACGCAACAGTGGTTCATTTTAGAAAAAGTGAGAGAATATTCATGTGCTTTGCTGTAAAGTTGCTCCTGCCGCAAAGGCTAATGTGACCGTGCTCTAAAAAGTCAGGGTAATGAGTATTAGAGCTACATTTAATAACACAAAGTGCAGTTTTCGACCTAGTTTATACCATTTCATAAGTTGCCCACCCCATAAACAAGTATATCTCGCTTTCCTTTCATGTGTAGCATGCAATCAACTAGGACCATTTGGCCCACACTTGATTTCCCTCAGCAACTTTCAAGCTGCTAAAGTCTTCTGCTGTTTCTCCAAAGTGTACTATTTCAGCTTCATAATCGCGGTAGAAGTTTGCACATCATTGCAACTACAAAATCATAATGATGAAACCAGTACGACGCCGAAACCGTTTGCAAAGGTACTGACAGCTTCGAattaatttttgaaaagacTTGCTACCCAAATGGTACTATGTTATACATATGAACTGTGGTTCCTTTCCTATTGTGCCAACTTGCAAGCGTGTTTGCAATTGTgcacatttttatcatctcagATTCTTCAGCTCACAACCACGTACCTCCTATTATATTGCCACCATTACAAGATATATAGACAGCCTTCCCCTCTCAGGCATTGCCCCATGCTGCACACCACACCTTactagagagagagatgagCAACCACCATAGGTTCAAACTATCCCATCTCATGCCAAACTCATGGTTCTACAAGCTGAGGGACATGAAGAGGCCGAGGCCACCAAGCCAAAGAAACATCGAAACAACAAGAAACTCCAAGAGATCAAGCCACTACTACCATGGAACCACCACTCCAAAGCCTCTTCCATTATCGCCACACAGATCCTACCACTACATGAACACAAAGCAAATGTCACTTGAGAAGCTTCGCCCCTCCACTCTTCATCTTAATCCAAAGGCATCGGATATCCAATTCCCCAGAGGccatcatcatcaccaccatCGCTCACCAACATCGACTGCAAGCGCCATCGTTGTCGAAGCCAACGAGTTTCAAGACTTGCAGCTACGTCCAATTCGCACCAGGCCAGCGCCTACCGGATCAATAAGCAGTACTTGCCCGAGCTCACCGAGGCTGAGGAGCAGAAGGGTACATGCTATCAGTGGTGGTAGGGTCAGCACTACGAGTGCTAGTGGTCATCGGAGAAGTGTTGCGAGGAGGAGCTTCGCCGTCGTGAAGGCATCGACGGACCCGCCCAGGGATTTCAGAGAGAGCATGGTGGAGATGATCGCTGAGAACAAGGTGCAGACGCCGGAGGACATGGAGGAACTTCTCGAGTGCTATTTGTCCCTGAATTCCAGGGAGTACCATGGAGTTATCATGGAGGTGTTCAGGGGAATTTGGCTAGAGATTGCTGAAGACATTGTTGAGGATTAAGGTTATGTGATGTCTCAGGACCGGTAGTCTCGGAGATTAAGCTGTAAATTATGTGCATCTGGGCTGTATATGCCTGTGAATTTGTAAATAAATGCATGTGCTGTCAGAGTGTATATGATTTTACT
This sequence is a window from Setaria italica strain Yugu1 chromosome III, Setaria_italica_v2.0, whole genome shotgun sequence. Protein-coding genes within it:
- the LOC101755245 gene encoding transcription repressor OFP1, translating into MSNHHRFKLSHLMPNSWFYKLRDMKRPRPPSQRNIETTRNSKRSSHYYHGTTTPKPLPLSPHRSYHYMNTKQMSLEKLRPSTLHLNPKASDIQFPRGHHHHHHRSPTSTASAIVVEANEFQDLQLRPIRTRPAPTGSISSTCPSSPRLRSRRVHAISGGRVSTTSASGHRRSVARRSFAVVKASTDPPRDFRESMVEMIAENKVQTPEDMEELLECYLSLNSREYHGVIMEVFRGIWLEIAEDIVED